TATTAAACTTGTTTCTGTAATGTATAAATATAATTGGCTACTTTAGTTACACTTCCAAAAATGGTAGGCTTGATCATTTCTGACTCTTGATCAATTATGTTTTTATGTCTATGtctgaaaagaaagtaaaaaaaattaatgtgattCTCCTCAGATGTGAACTCaggtattattttcttctttatagtcTTCTGTGTTTTAGACAATTTGTGTGAATTATGTTGCAaccccaattttttttattttaagaaattttcagaAGAATACTACCTAGACCGTAAACATAACAAGCAGCTGGACTGCAGTGACACAGAAATACATGTGTAAAGTGATGCCACTGAGAAAGAATGCTAACCAGTCCCGGACCACATGAATTGTGTCCTGTTTGCCTGGAGTACATTGGAGTGACAGATAGTGTTTATTAgatcattttgttttctgctaaagGTCTGTAAATTCTCATCAACAGAGTAAGATTAGTCTGCCCTTGACCAAATGTTTTCAACTTGTGCCTTCTTAAAACGTAGCACAGAGCTTTGGGAAGCCCGAGTAACACTGATATTCTCGCTGTTCACCAGGGGAAAAGAGTTTCTTTTTACAAACGGGCCCAGATCCTCGTGGCAGACACGTGGAGTGTGTTAGAGGGAAAAGGAGATGGCTGCTTCACAGACATCTCCAGCATCACCATGTTCGCCGACTACAGGTTACCCCAGGTCCTTGTCCACCTCGGAGCCCTGAAGTACTCCGATGAACTGCTGAAGAAGCTTCGCAAAGGTGTGCGGCCTCCATTCAGACATTTCTTGTTATGTGGGGAGCTGTGTTTAGTCTCTAGGTTTTTTTACACAAAAGGtctcttgctttaaaaaaaaaaaaaaaaaaaaaaggagttctgTTTATTGCTATAGTGTGGAATATGGATCATGTGGAAAGTTGTGCTATTGGGATGTTACAGTTTCAGAGCCTCGTAAAACGAAACCCGAGTTTGTGTTAGGTGGACCTGTGCCACTCTGACACTTCATCAGATGTGAGTGGTTAGAGCATTAATCAAGTGCAAGAGCACCTTAAATTCTCTCTTTTGGGTGCAGaattttctgctactttttcttttctgttcttcttcttcttttaaatttatttgaaaagtagagtgaagggcccatgctgtggcgtagtaggttaagactccgcttgcagtgctagcatcctatatgggcactggttcgagacctggctgctccacttccaatcagctccctgctatggcctgggaaagcagcagaagtgggcccctgcacccaggtgaaggacctggaacaagctcctggcttcagattgacacagctccagccatacatttgggtagtgaaccctcagatggaagacctgtctctccctatatatctgtaaatctacctctcaaataaaaaaaaaaaaaaaaaaaaaaaaaggcagagtgacagagaaagggagaaagatcaCCATTCTCAGGGTCATGACCCTAATGCCCCAAcaaccagggcaaggccaggctgaagccaggagccaggaactccatccaggttacccacatggatgacaagaacccaagtactcaggttgTCATCCGTTGCCTTGCAGGCAGATTcataggaagctgaatcagaagagcgctgtggcgcagcaggttaaagccctggcctgaagtgccgacatcccatatgggtaccggttgtagtcccggctgctccacttccaatccagctctctactatggcttgggaaagcagaagatggcccaagtcgttgggtccctgcacccacatgggagacccagaagaagctcctggctcctgacttcagattggcacagctccggctgttgtggccatctggggagtgaaccagcgaatggaagacctctctatctgtttctacctctctgtaactctgtctttcaaataaataaaataaatctttaaagtaaaataataaaataaataaaataaaataaaactgtttaaaaaaaaaaaaaagagaagagctgagcagctgggactcaaaccaggccctccaatttgggatgctatggattgtgagtgtcccaagtggtacctTAACTTGCCCAACcctctttattttattgttaattttttttatttgacaggtagagttgtagacagtgagagagagagagagacaaagagaaaggtcttccttccgttggtttaccccccaaatggctgctacggctggagctgtgccaatgccaatccaaagccaggagccaggtgcttcttcctggtctcccatgggggtgcagggtcccaagtacttgggccatcctccactgccctcctgggccacagcagagagctggactggaagaggagcaactgggatgagaacccggcacccatatgggatgccagcgccacaggtggaagattagccaagtgagccacggcgccggcctcaaccctctgtattttaaaaggaagtttTTATGATTGAATAATTTTACCCAGTTTCTTGTTGTTGTTCAATTAAAATCCTACACAGCCACGGAGGCTTAGCTCAAATGCTTCTACTTAGCTTTCCCTGAGTCTTCGTGTTTTGTCTATGTCCTGAATTTTTATAGCGCTTGTCTCTGCTGCTGTGAGAAAAAAATCCCAGTGAGAAGGGAAgcaacaacagccaggcctgggctaggccaaagctgggagccaggagctccattctggtcttccatATGGCTATCGGGGATTCAAGTATCTGGACCATCctcaccgccttcccaggcacatcagcaggaagctgaatagaaagcagagcagctaggactccaatgGGCAATCCAGTATAGGCTGTCAttgttgcaaacagtggcttaacccactgcaccccagtgccGGCCTGctgtcctgtttttaagtttgTGATTACCACATATtcatttagcaaacatttattggTGAATTAGTATGTGTAAGATGCTATGTGAAGTTCTGAGAATATTGAGACAAACAAGCCAGACATGGCCCCTGTCCTTGTGGAATTTAATGCCTAAGTTGAAGAATGATGTAACCAAAAATAAATCTGAGGATTAcagtttttgtttaaaatgatttatttatttagaaagagttacagagagggagagacagagagagaggaatattccatctgctgatttatgccccagatggctgcaatggctaacactgcaaggccaggctgaagccaggagcttcatccgggtctgccacgtgcgtgcaggggcccaaggacttgggccatcttctaccgctttcccaggccaaacagggagctggatgggaagtggactagccgggacgtgaactggtgtcTACATGGGAAGCCGGTGTCATAGCAGTGACTTGACCCACTCAGTGTCGACCCTGGACTACAGTTTAAAATGAGTACTATTTAAGTACTGTACTACAGTAAAGTTTTGTACTACAGGAGGTACAGTAAAGTTCTGTACTACAGTAAAGTAGTATTGTACTACAGTAAAGTTCTGAGTGCATTTTGTTACCCACGATTAATGCTTCTTGCTGTTTTTCCTCTTTGCAGGAGAAATGCTTTCATATGGGGACAAGCAAGAGGTGGAAATCCGAGGGTGCTCACTTTGGTGTGTCGAGCTGATCCGTGATTGTCTCCTGGAGCTTAttgacagaaagagtgagaagcCCAATGCAGAGATCAATTCCATTCTTCTGGATTATTGCTTATGGGACTACGCTCGTGACCACAGGGAAGATATGAAAGGAATCCCGTTCCATCGCACACGATGCATATATTACTGATCCCGAATATAAATAGATCCACAGCAAACGCCTACGTTTTTATAGCATATAGATCATCTGTGCAGTTTTGCTTTGCCATCTGGAATAGATGGTAGAAATTACAAGTACAGGAAAGTTGACTGTTCAGtcttgctttaaaaatgttttccccAGTATTTCCTCTGTATTCACCACTGTATCCTTTGCTTGTTTCAATCTTGGctgtattttcctttattttgtggTGATACAGTTGACAGAAATAGTGAAGGAAGTTTCATACTTTCTTTATATCTCAGATTTCTTACAATTAATCATGTCTTGCAGTCTTTACTAATAATATTTAATCTCTTCAATTGATATCTTTTTTCAGggtatacttattttatttgtactGTAATCATTTGATATAAAAGAGAGGATAGAGTCTTTGATGTTATTAATCTTGACCTTATTTTTATGCTCCttattggtaataataatagatgattttaaattttggatGTCTGCTTGCCTGctatttattttcagaataacCACATCAGAAttgaaaaaagtattttcaaaacttttcttAAACCACgaatggattatttcactaaaatagaATTTATCACATAGGATTTTTAAAGTTTGCAGTAGGTCAGTTTATTTAGTTTCTGTTGCAGAACTGTCATGACCTCTGAGCGCTCGTCCCCCAGCTGCAGACCCTCACTCTTCTGACAGTCTTGATTTTGTTAGGTGTCTGCAGTGGCCCCTGGGGACACCAAAACCTGTGGATGCTCACACCCCATGTATGACATGGTGTGGTGTCTACATACGTGTGCACATCCTCCCCGGAACTTTACATCTTTGGATCACttattctttaaagatgtatttatttacctgaatggcagagttacagagagagaaggaaagacaaagagagaaagattccatcctctggttcactccccaaatgtctgaaactgggccaggccaaaaccaggggtggtcaggagcttcatccagttctatgtgcgggggcccaagtactagggccatcttccgtcaccctcccaggcacattagcagggggctggatcagaagcagggcagccaggactcaccatCCCCTGTATGTGTTGCTGGCGTTATAGGTAatgactttatctgctacactacaacactggccccttttagatcacttataatacctaatacaacgTAATTATAAGTAAttattatactgtattgtttagggaatgataACAAAAAAACAGATGCATGTTCAGATGAGGACTTTGTGATctacagttggttgaatccacagatgcagaacTTGTGAACACGAAGAGCTGACtacactttgcttttctgttttctgtcattGTGTGAATCAGGAAAAGATAACCTTTCCCTAAGGACTTTACTGCCATCTGCTGGAAATTTGTCATAATAGTCTTAGAaatggaatgaaggaaggaaggaaggaagggagggagggagggagggaggaaggaaggaaggaaggaaggaaggaaggaaggaaggaaggaaggaaggaaggaaggagagtggcACCTCCTGGAATTGGGTACAACCTGCTCTGGCCAGTGACTGGACAGGAAGTCTGCTGACCATGCAGTGCCCCATGGTGCAGCAGACCCAGCTGTCTTTTATCTCAAGCCCCTCAGCATGGCCTGGCTCCTGATCCAGGAACTCTGTGTTCTAATCTAGGCAGTGGGATTGAAGGAGCAATGAAGCTGAAGAGTACAAAGAAAGTTGACACCAAAGTCTCCAATAGCTGCCACATTACATCTTGTTTCCATTTCACTGACCAATACTTGGTCACTTGACTACAACTACCTACCAAACAGGCTAGAAAACTACAAGTTATCTCTATTCTTGGCATTAGGTACATTCTAAATTATGTAAGGGGTATGCATAGATTTTGGGAAACAGTTTTTCACCACCACCACATGGGTTTTATAGACTCAGAGAATTTAAATAGTCTTTTTCCTAATGACTTCAACAGTCatttatggtcttttttttttttttttggacaggcagagtagacacagagagagagacagagagaaaggtcttccttttgccattggttcaccctccaatggccgctgcggctggcgcaccacgctgatctgaagccaggagccaggtgcttatcctggtctcccatggggtgcagggcccaagcacttgggccatcctccactgcactccctggccacagcagagagctggcctggaagaggggcaaccgggacagaatccgcgccccgaccgggactagaacccggtgtgccggcgccgcaggtggaggattagcctagtgagccgcggcgctggcccgatggtcatttttaaaatctgttactTCATTAGGAATTACAAAAGGGTAACTGATATTCTTGATTCTGTGGCCCTTATATAGGCATGATCTCTCTCAATGGGTTTCAGGGAAAtctggaaaactttttttaacagtttattttacttatttgaaaggaagagtgacagagattttccatcttctagcTCACTCTGCAAACGGtcgcaatggtcaaggctgggccaggccaaagccaggaactccatccaggtctctatatgggtggcaggggtccaagtacttgaaccatcttttgcttcttggaaagtgcattggcaggaagttgaattgTAAGCGGAGCAACCACGACTTAAAGACAGTGAAGTGTGCAGAGTTCCCCAAACTCCTTGCCACACCTTTAATTCAGAGGATACCTTCCTAATTCCTTGGTGCCTCAGTCTCCAGTAATAGCCTTTGGTTTGCCACTGTGACTTTTTAAgcaaagtttattattttaaaagagttacaaagtgagaacgagagacagatctttgatctgctggttcactctctagatggtggcaacagctgatgctggaccaagccaaagccaggagctaggagcttcatccaggtctcccacatgggtggcaggggcccatacacttggctCATCtagtgctgctttcccaggccattagcagggagctggtttggaaatggagcagccgagactagaacaggtgcccatatggcatgctgccGTCACAGCAGCCACTTAacccgctaggccacaatgctggctggagATTTGCCTCCTGTAAAATTCAGTCATTTAGCCAAGGCGCCTTCTCAATGCTTTCCAACCAAAGTGAACCGATTAGCTTTACTGTTGTAGCCTGGGGCATCTCAGGATGTTTTGGAAGagagagcctgagaaagcagggttCTGTCTAGATCAGCTGCTACAGAAAGCAGGGGTAGTCCTGCCGCTGGCTATTTCAGATCTTACCcacaaggaggcagagagagaatgacgCTGTAACTATAAGGAGAGGGACAGTCATTTGTTTTGGTGGAGAGAGAAGCGTGTTTGGTACTTTGTGTGTGGCACATTGGTCTTCCGTCTTGTTTGGATAAAAATTAGGTGGTAGCTTTATTCTGTCTTACTTTGGCATGGCCTCAGATGTTAGAGCCTGTGAGATTATGTCATGGGGGTAAGTCCCAGGCTGTCAGGGattgtcttgttttcttttgtgtaCTTTCTCCATCTTCAACTTCACCCCCACAGCACTAAAGCAAATTAATAGATTTCATTccgttcaattaaaaaaaatatttattagctgcAACACTGTGCTCCTTCCCTGAAGCTGAGTATACAAATGGCTTAAAGATATGGCtgatggaggctggcactgtggcacagtgggttagagctactgcctgcagtgccggcagcccatatgggcgtcagttcgagtcctggctgctccacttccaattcagctctctgctatggcctgggaaaacagtggaagatggcccaagtccttgagcccctgcacccacatgggagacctagaagaagctcctggcttcagatgagctcagctctggtcattgtggtcatttggggagtgaaccagtggatggaagatctctctctctctctgtctctctctgtctctctgtctctctacctctctctgtctttaaaataaatgaaataattatttttttaaaaaaagatctggtTGAGGAAGTACAGAGATAATGAGCTACAGTATGTAACTTAGGGAAGCTACTTTCAGGCAATTATGTCTTACCTGATAACACCAACTCTAACTTGTCTCCCTGTCAGTgtgcttagattttttttatgggatttttttttttggagggagtgtaggttttatttatttatttatttggagattattttttgaagatagagggagagataaagagagagaagagagagaggagtcttctaactactggttcactccccaaatggctgcaagagccagggctgggccagcctgcagccaggagccagggactccatcaggatctcccatatggttggcagggacccaagtacttgggccatcttccactgctttcccaggcacaacagcaggaagctgaataagaagtggagttcaagtcctgggacttgaacttgggatgctagcatcttaGGCgatgcttaacttgctgtgccatgatgGTGGTCCCTGGCTTTAGTATTTGATTTTCACCCTTTGGGTAGATGCTGTTATTGAAGACAAAACCTGAACAAGTAATGGAATTGAATTTATTCAGTTCAGGGTATTGAAATCAGAAAAGCACCCAGATCTAAGGATGAGAGCTGCTTGGTGGGACGATTTTGCCTTAGACTTTCATAGGGTGGGGTAGACCCATTACTGGTGGGAGGATTTATAGGTGAGATTGTTTTGCCATCAGGAGAAATCCCACTTCACTGAGCAATAAATGTTTATCTCCATGTGGAGGTAGTTTCAGGCCCACAAAGGGTTCTAATCATTCATGAGACAAGGAATAAATGGTTGCAAGGCCCGCATCCGTCCTTGTCATCAGGTTTAGGCAAAGGGGAAAGGATCTGTTTGGCTTTGTCACAGATCAAGGAGTCCTCTGGAGTCTAATGGGAGTCATGAAAGAGAGCCAGCAGTGCAGAGAGGGGTGATGCTCTGGGTCAGCCGTTTTGCTGAACACAAAGGGTGGGAGATgccaagaaaaaatgaaagaggtTGGAGGGCTTTATTCACGTCACTGTTTCCCCAGACTACATGTGGGCTGTAGGGACTccggtacttcagccatcatctgctgcttcccaggcacattagcagggagctgacctcAAAGTCAagtagcggggacttgaaccagcactctgatataggacacaggcatcccaagttgtgGCTTTTTCTGTccttacatgtatttatttgaaaggcagagtggcagagggagagagagagagagacagggagaggacacttccatccactggttcactccacaagtagCCAGATcagggccaggttaaagccaggagccaggaactccctctgggtctcccacgtggaagcaggggcccaagcacttgggccatcttccgctgctttcccagacgtgttagcagggagctggattgcaagtggagcagccgggactcgaaccggcacccataggggatgttgggatccaaggcagtggctttacctgctacaacacaacgCCAGTCCAGACTTTTTGACttggtgtatttatttatatttctgtttggtaCTCATGGGCTGAATTGTGTCCTTCCTCagattttgaggaaaaaaaaaaaaacctagatgaCATTAAACCCACAGGGACATGTATTTCAGTACTATACATAATATATGGAATACTGAAAGCCTGTACTATAGCTTAATGACTGGCACTAAATAAAAGTATTGCAAAAACGCTCAtagaggaaaatagaattaaaagttaagttcactttggtgcaaaaaaattgaactccatgcatagttttcttttttcataatacacatttccaagaAATTTTGAACTGCACTGTAACAACAGGTGTTAAATATGTTTGTGATTCTTGCCACCCAATACCATCTTTCCCATCCATTAACTAATAGGGATTCAttgtgagaggaggagcatggtgggggcaagaggcacggagtcaccacacagaccccgggagtcaggtgaaagcaggccagaggtgagtaACCTGTAGACTCGTTTattttcagttggtacagcagcttatatagccaaggcagccaatcttgtcaaggggcggtctatgccctaaccaatgacagcctgttgccaggcagtttccgaagccatccaatcacagcctgtttccaggcaggctctgttgtcaacagccatcttggcatggccttcttattccaccacacttgtgtgtgtgtgtgtgtgtggggtgtgtgagtGACAGAGACTCAGGGGAATTGGAGGTGGGGAGGAATCATGTCAGACTCACACTGGACGCCCATCACATCGGGTGAGTCCAATTTCCCCTTTACTAAATCTACTCTTGTTACGCATGGGTGGGAGAAGGTAGAGACAGGATATAGGAGGCCAGTGAAGAGGGTTTTCTCTAGCCTGAAACACTCAGTCAATCTAAATGTAATTCATGCTcagaatatttgatttatttgagaggcagaggaagagaggcggagtgacagggagggagagagagcttccattcattggttttgCTCCCCAGATGTTGCGATGGCCAGAactcagccaatctgaagccaggagccaggatctccatccaagtctcccattgttgggaggcagggacccaagtactgctttgccaggagcattagcagggagccagatcagaagcagagcagtggggactcaaaccagtgctccaatatatTGGGATACTTTCTCAGAAATCTTAAGGCTTCTCCATTGCCCCTCAAATAAAGA
This DNA window, taken from Lepus europaeus isolate LE1 chromosome 12, mLepTim1.pri, whole genome shotgun sequence, encodes the following:
- the QNG1 gene encoding queuosine 5'-phosphate N-glycosylase/hydrolase isoform X2 encodes the protein MPMMEERHRILNETGTILLEKFGGSFLNCVRKSENSAQKLVSLVVENFPSYRDVTQFEGKRVSFYKRAQILVADTWSVLEGKGDGCFTDISSITMFADYRLPQVLVHLGALKYSDELLKKLRKGEMLSYGDKQEVEIRGCSLWCVELIRDCLLELIDRKSEKPNAEINSILLDYCLWDYARDHREDMKGIPFHRTRCIYY